In Flavobacterium sp. WV_118_3, one DNA window encodes the following:
- a CDS encoding competence/damage-inducible protein A: protein MKASIITIGDEILIGQIVDTNSSFIAKTLEKIGIKVHEMQSVSDDRQHILDTLSEQESKVDVVIITGGLGPTKDDITKKTLCDYFGDELVVNEAVLAHVVEIIEKAFNRPASQINKDQALVPSKSTVLFNKVGTAPGMWMERNGTVFISLPGVPYEMKYLMENEVIPRLINRFDRPYIVHKTILTYGVGESLLAERIESWENALPEFIKLAYLPSPGRVRLRLSAMGIDEFVLHREIKIQVEKLELIIKNDIVGYDDEETLEVVLGQLLTEKGLTIGTAESCTGGSVAATITSVPGSSAYFKGSIVSYATETKINLLGIPSEIIEKHSVVSTEVAEEMASRVQKILGVDYAIATTGNAGPAKGDSDAGVGTVFIAIATPEGIYSEEFNFGQPREKVIDRAVNKALEKIYKEILKN, encoded by the coding sequence ATGAAAGCCAGCATTATTACCATCGGAGACGAAATCCTTATCGGTCAGATTGTGGATACCAATTCGTCCTTTATTGCCAAAACACTCGAAAAAATCGGAATTAAAGTACATGAAATGCAATCCGTTTCCGACGATCGACAGCATATTCTGGATACGCTTTCGGAACAGGAAAGTAAAGTCGATGTGGTGATCATTACCGGTGGTTTAGGACCAACCAAGGACGATATTACCAAAAAGACACTTTGTGACTATTTCGGCGACGAATTGGTGGTCAATGAAGCAGTGTTGGCTCATGTAGTGGAAATAATCGAAAAAGCATTTAACCGACCGGCTTCACAGATCAATAAAGATCAGGCATTGGTACCGTCCAAAAGTACTGTGCTTTTTAATAAAGTCGGAACCGCACCCGGAATGTGGATGGAACGTAACGGAACCGTTTTTATATCGTTACCGGGCGTTCCGTACGAAATGAAATACCTGATGGAAAACGAAGTGATTCCAAGGTTGATTAACCGTTTCGACAGACCGTATATCGTTCATAAAACAATTCTTACCTACGGCGTTGGGGAGAGTCTTCTGGCGGAGCGAATCGAAAGCTGGGAAAATGCACTTCCGGAATTTATTAAACTGGCCTATCTGCCAAGTCCGGGACGGGTTCGCCTGCGTCTTTCGGCTATGGGGATCGATGAGTTTGTATTGCATCGGGAAATTAAAATTCAGGTAGAAAAACTCGAATTGATCATCAAAAACGATATTGTCGGTTATGACGACGAGGAAACGTTGGAGGTTGTATTGGGACAATTACTTACGGAAAAAGGACTAACTATCGGGACAGCCGAAAGTTGTACCGGGGGAAGTGTAGCGGCAACGATTACATCGGTTCCGGGTTCGTCGGCCTATTTTAAAGGCAGTATTGTAAGCTATGCCACCGAAACTAAAATAAACCTGCTGGGAATTCCGTCGGAGATTATCGAAAAGCACTCGGTTGTAAGTACCGAAGTGGCCGAAGAAATGGCATCACGTGTGCAAAAAATACTCGGTGTGGATTATGCCATTGCAACTACAGGAAATGCCGGTCCGGCCAAAGGAGATTCTGATGCCGGTGTCGGTACGGTTTTTATCGCGATTGCTACTCCTGAAGGGATTTATAGTGAAGAATTTAACTTTGGTCAACCCCGCGAAAAGGTTATAGACAGGGCGGTAAACAAAGCTCTGGAAAAAATTTATAAAGAAATTTTAAAAAACTAA
- the rpmB gene encoding 50S ribosomal protein L28, with protein sequence MSRVCELTGKRAMVGNNVSHAMNKTKRKFSVNLVKKRFYIPEEDRWVTLRVSTAALKTINKNGIAAVLKQAKANGFVK encoded by the coding sequence ATGTCAAGAGTTTGTGAACTTACAGGTAAGAGAGCGATGGTAGGAAACAATGTTTCTCACGCTATGAATAAAACCAAAAGAAAATTTAGCGTTAACTTAGTTAAGAAACGTTTCTACATTCCTGAAGAAGACAGATGGGTTACTTTACGAGTATCTACTGCTGCTTTAAAAACAATTAATAAAAATGGTATTGCTGCGGTTTTGAAACAAGCCAAAGCTAATGGATTTGTAAAATAA
- the rpmG gene encoding 50S ribosomal protein L33 gives MAKKGNRIQVILECTEHKTSGVPGTSRYITTKNKKNTPDRLEIKKFNPILKRVTVHKEIK, from the coding sequence ATGGCAAAGAAAGGTAATAGAATTCAGGTAATTTTAGAATGTACTGAGCATAAGACTTCTGGTGTTCCAGGAACTTCAAGATACATTACTACTAAAAACAAAAAAAATACTCCAGACAGATTAGAGATTAAAAAGTTCAATCCAATTTTGAAGAGAGTAACTGTTCATAAAGAAATTAAATAA
- a CDS encoding DUF4295 domain-containing protein, with amino-acid sequence MAKKTVATLQTASKRLTKAIKMVKSPKSGAYTFVESVMSPEEVDEFLKKK; translated from the coding sequence ATGGCAAAGAAAACCGTAGCAACTTTACAAACAGCTTCAAAAAGATTAACTAAGGCTATCAAGATGGTAAAATCACCTAAATCAGGTGCTTATACTTTCGTTGAGTCTGTAATGTCTCCTGAAGAAGTGGATGAATTCTTAAAAAAGAAATAA
- the ftsY gene encoding signal recognition particle-docking protein FtsY, which translates to MNFFKKIFSSEKKETLDKGLEKTKTSFFSKLTKAVAGKSKVDDEVLDNLEEILVSSDVGVNTTLKIIERIEARVSRDKYLGTDELNGILREEIAGLLSETNSGEASEFEIPANKKPYVIMVVGVNGVGKTTTIGKLAYQFKKAGHKVVLGAADTFRAAAIDQLQIWADRVGVPIVRQQMGSDPASVAFDTLQSAVSQGADVVIIDTAGRLHNKVGLMNELTKVKRVMQKVQDDAPHDVLLVLDGSTGQNAFEQAKQFTAATEVSCLAVTKLDGTAKGGVVIGISDQFQIPVKYIGVGEGIEDLQVFNKFEFVDSFFK; encoded by the coding sequence ATGAATTTCTTTAAAAAAATATTTTCATCAGAGAAAAAAGAAACCCTGGATAAAGGATTGGAAAAAACGAAAACATCGTTCTTTTCAAAGCTGACCAAAGCCGTAGCCGGAAAATCAAAAGTAGATGATGAGGTTTTGGATAACCTGGAAGAAATCCTGGTTTCGTCTGATGTTGGGGTGAATACAACCCTGAAAATTATCGAAAGAATCGAAGCCCGTGTATCACGGGACAAATATCTTGGCACGGATGAATTAAATGGTATTCTACGCGAAGAAATCGCTGGACTATTATCGGAAACCAATTCCGGTGAAGCCAGTGAATTTGAAATCCCGGCCAACAAAAAGCCGTATGTAATCATGGTGGTGGGGGTGAATGGTGTTGGAAAAACAACAACCATCGGTAAATTGGCCTATCAGTTTAAAAAAGCCGGACATAAAGTGGTCTTAGGTGCAGCGGATACGTTCCGTGCAGCAGCTATTGATCAGCTTCAAATCTGGGCCGACCGTGTTGGGGTGCCTATCGTAAGACAACAAATGGGAAGCGATCCGGCATCGGTAGCTTTTGATACCTTACAATCGGCGGTTTCTCAAGGTGCTGACGTAGTGATCATCGATACAGCGGGCCGTTTGCACAATAAAGTTGGTTTAATGAATGAGCTGACAAAAGTAAAACGCGTAATGCAAAAAGTACAGGATGATGCACCACACGATGTATTATTGGTGTTGGATGGTTCGACCGGACAAAATGCATTCGAGCAAGCCAAACAATTTACAGCAGCTACAGAAGTTTCCTGTCTGGCGGTGACCAAACTTGACGGTACGGCTAAAGGTGGTGTGGTGATTGGAATTTCCGATCAGTTCCAGATACCGGTAAAATATATCGGAGTAGGTGAAGGCATCGAAGATCTTCAGGTCTTCAATAAATTTGAATTTGTAGATTCCTTTTTCAAATAA
- a CDS encoding serine hydrolase — translation MKRIFLSAITLLTIASCSSENETSSGSTPVTPTESMYFPPIGSGSTTWETRSISDLGWHTNAVQPLLDYLEQKHSKSFIVLVNGRIVMENYFNGHTANSYWYWASAGKTLTSTMTGIAQQEGLLNINNKVSDYLGNGWTSAPLAKENLIKCKNLLTMTSGLDDASNGDCVTPACLTYLSDAGTRWAYDNVYVKLQDVVATVAQTSFSNYFNSRLRDKIGMNGIWTNTSDGLSVYSSNSRSMARFGLLILNKGKWDNQQILNENYWNEATNTSQNINLAYGYLWWLNGKSSYHLPQSQYQFSGSIIPSAPSDMYMALGKNDQKIYIIPSKKMVIIRMGDAADGSNMALSDFDEVLWQKIKALYE, via the coding sequence ATGAAACGAATATTCCTCTCGGCAATAACCCTTTTAACAATAGCCAGTTGCAGTTCCGAAAACGAAACGTCCAGCGGTTCCACTCCGGTAACACCTACGGAAAGTATGTATTTTCCACCGATCGGCTCCGGGAGTACCACCTGGGAAACGCGCAGTATTTCAGATTTAGGATGGCATACCAATGCCGTACAACCCTTATTGGATTATCTGGAACAAAAGCACAGCAAGTCCTTTATTGTTTTGGTAAACGGGAGGATTGTTATGGAAAATTATTTTAACGGCCATACCGCCAATAGTTATTGGTATTGGGCCAGTGCCGGAAAAACCTTAACCTCGACAATGACCGGGATTGCGCAACAGGAAGGCCTACTCAATATCAACAACAAAGTTTCCGATTATCTCGGTAACGGATGGACAAGTGCTCCTTTAGCGAAAGAAAATTTGATCAAGTGTAAAAACCTATTGACAATGACTTCCGGACTGGATGATGCCAGTAACGGCGATTGCGTCACACCGGCCTGTTTGACCTATTTGTCAGATGCTGGCACACGTTGGGCGTACGATAATGTGTATGTTAAACTTCAGGATGTAGTCGCTACTGTAGCACAAACATCATTCTCCAATTATTTTAATAGTCGACTACGGGATAAAATCGGAATGAACGGTATTTGGACGAATACATCCGATGGCCTAAGTGTCTATTCCAGTAATTCCAGAAGTATGGCGCGTTTTGGCTTGTTGATCCTAAACAAAGGGAAATGGGACAACCAGCAGATTCTAAACGAAAACTACTGGAACGAAGCGACAAACACTTCTCAAAACATCAACCTAGCGTATGGTTATTTATGGTGGCTCAACGGAAAGTCGAGTTATCATTTACCACAAAGTCAATATCAGTTTTCGGGCAGTATTATCCCTTCAGCACCATCGGATATGTATATGGCATTGGGTAAGAATGATCAGAAAATCTATATTATACCAAGTAAGAAAATGGTGATCATCCGTATGGGAGATGCGGCCGATGGCAGCAATATGGCCTTATCGGATTTTGACGAAGTACTCTGGCAAAAAATAAAGGCGTTATATGAATAA
- a CDS encoding lipocalin family protein: protein MKKIIAVVLFSLTFTACHKKIDDAALAKINGYWEIEKAIMPDGSSKEYSINPTIDYFEIKDNKGFRKKVMPQLDGTYLVSELDEKVAVIKQDDHVYLKYTTAYAKWKEELIKITDEELVLKNEHDMEYHYKKATSFSIK from the coding sequence ATGAAAAAAATAATTGCGGTAGTACTGTTTAGCCTTACTTTTACGGCTTGTCATAAAAAAATCGATGATGCGGCGCTAGCCAAAATCAACGGATATTGGGAAATTGAAAAAGCCATTATGCCCGACGGAAGCAGTAAGGAGTATTCGATCAATCCGACTATCGATTATTTTGAAATCAAAGACAATAAAGGATTCCGTAAAAAGGTAATGCCACAATTGGACGGAACGTATCTGGTGAGTGAACTGGACGAAAAAGTTGCCGTGATCAAACAAGACGACCATGTTTACCTAAAGTATACTACGGCCTACGCCAAATGGAAGGAAGAATTGATCAAGATAACCGATGAAGAACTGGTGCTTAAAAACGAGCACGATATGGAATACCACTACAAAAAAGCGACTTCATTTTCTATAAAATAA
- a CDS encoding DUF721 domain-containing protein: MAKRFNEESPISDVLKQFIQDHKLQAGMDKIDVRDAWKNLMGNGVNNYTTEIMLKGTTLYVALSSAVLREELSYGKEKIVKMINEELRRDLVKDIVLR, from the coding sequence ATGGCAAAACGATTTAATGAAGAATCTCCGATATCTGACGTACTAAAACAGTTTATTCAGGATCATAAATTACAGGCCGGAATGGACAAGATCGACGTTCGCGATGCCTGGAAAAACCTGATGGGTAACGGGGTGAATAATTATACTACGGAAATCATGCTAAAAGGAACTACGCTCTATGTGGCCTTGTCTTCTGCGGTATTACGCGAAGAATTAAGCTACGGTAAAGAAAAGATCGTTAAGATGATCAACGAAGAGTTGCGCCGGGATTTGGTGAAGGATATTGTGTTGCGGTAA
- a CDS encoding amidohydrolase family protein, with protein sequence MHDHDHIHHGCTHCGCNNPVLKILEKELSSSEIITKLSEHKTPFTDHTEESVLFHGGTIRPLVDGKMDTVEAIGFHKGKVVASGSMLHVTEAMIKTGHLFQTRKLDKGHTLLPGLIEPHVHLVPSAILGSWLDLSPYNGQFLKDGYNTQWLQKQLDDYQNDPKNKENLNKNNYWILGCNLDPAFMPFEKSHTPGTLNKLVTFDYQFLDNIVPDYPVFIMSASMHTAYVNSLTLRIIFDLNKSIRDQYKTFENYQQTTNGQLQETEEIGPALKCMPIRQVAEFALGSFKHLEELFDTAVQRGVTFMYDAGMTSVQELILKLYLDFHQKKVRIGVAQTCLTLDDAKKLPPFTPIKEYKDLYSGSVKIISDGSNQGLTGYQSEPYCCYPADNLGVFNFPEDKEHPHPDEPTQTYLDIVKTVVAEKEWPLMIHANGDMAVKFAIEVYDAAFKAKKVADRRHRIEHCSILEPSQIQQMKDLGIVPSFLIGHVGYYGYPFKEAIFEDKAEKLDLCRSSLDAGLRISLHTDYSVSPIGPLRMMEQAITRMMEAAPDDYPNKVLNEKECLTPEQALLSVTYDAAWQCHAEQWTGSLQDGYFADFVILEQDPLTMKTYYKELRKVPVLETWKGGVKVYHNTDIVVPETV encoded by the coding sequence ATGCACGATCACGATCACATTCACCACGGTTGTACCCATTGCGGTTGTAACAATCCGGTTTTAAAGATTCTGGAAAAAGAACTTTCCTCTTCGGAGATTATCACAAAATTATCGGAGCACAAAACCCCATTTACCGATCATACGGAAGAATCCGTATTGTTTCACGGCGGTACCATTCGTCCTTTGGTAGACGGAAAAATGGATACGGTAGAAGCCATCGGATTTCACAAAGGGAAAGTCGTTGCTTCCGGTTCGATGTTACACGTAACAGAAGCCATGATCAAAACAGGACATCTTTTTCAAACCCGAAAACTAGACAAGGGTCACACCTTACTTCCGGGACTGATCGAACCACACGTTCACTTAGTTCCTTCGGCCATATTGGGTAGCTGGCTGGATTTAAGTCCTTATAACGGCCAATTTCTAAAGGACGGCTACAACACTCAATGGTTACAAAAACAGCTGGACGACTACCAAAACGATCCTAAAAACAAAGAAAATCTTAACAAAAATAATTATTGGATTTTGGGTTGTAATCTTGATCCGGCCTTTATGCCGTTTGAGAAAAGTCATACGCCGGGAACTTTAAACAAACTGGTTACGTTCGATTATCAATTTCTGGATAACATCGTACCGGATTATCCGGTATTTATCATGAGTGCCTCGATGCATACGGCCTATGTAAACTCGTTGACACTCCGTATTATTTTCGATCTAAACAAAAGCATACGTGATCAATACAAAACATTCGAGAATTACCAGCAAACCACAAACGGACAATTACAGGAAACCGAAGAAATCGGTCCGGCTTTAAAATGTATGCCGATCCGCCAGGTAGCTGAATTTGCTCTCGGTTCATTTAAACATTTAGAAGAATTGTTTGATACTGCTGTTCAACGTGGCGTTACGTTTATGTATGATGCCGGAATGACATCGGTACAAGAGCTTATCTTAAAATTATATCTGGATTTCCATCAAAAGAAAGTCCGTATTGGTGTGGCACAAACCTGTTTAACGTTGGATGATGCTAAAAAACTACCGCCTTTTACGCCGATAAAAGAGTACAAAGATCTGTATTCGGGTAGTGTTAAAATCATTTCCGACGGTTCGAATCAGGGCTTAACCGGATACCAATCGGAGCCCTATTGTTGTTATCCAGCCGATAATCTTGGCGTGTTTAATTTCCCGGAAGATAAAGAGCATCCGCATCCGGACGAGCCGACACAAACCTATCTTGACATTGTAAAAACGGTTGTAGCAGAAAAAGAATGGCCGTTAATGATCCATGCCAATGGAGACATGGCTGTAAAATTCGCGATCGAAGTATACGATGCCGCCTTTAAAGCCAAAAAAGTAGCCGACCGTCGTCACCGTATTGAACACTGTTCTATTTTGGAACCATCACAGATCCAGCAAATGAAAGATCTTGGTATTGTACCGAGTTTCCTGATCGGGCATGTAGGTTATTACGGTTATCCGTTTAAAGAAGCCATTTTTGAAGATAAAGCAGAAAAACTGGATTTGTGTCGTTCGTCGCTTGACGCCGGATTACGTATTTCGCTACATACCGATTATTCCGTAAGTCCAATCGGGCCCTTACGAATGATGGAGCAAGCGATTACCCGTATGATGGAAGCCGCACCGGACGATTATCCGAACAAAGTATTAAACGAAAAAGAATGTCTTACTCCGGAACAGGCGTTGCTTTCGGTAACCTATGATGCAGCGTGGCAATGTCATGCCGAACAGTGGACCGGTTCGCTACAGGATGGCTATTTCGCCGATTTCGTGATTCTGGAACAGGATCCGTTAACAATGAAAACGTATTATAAAGAACTGCGTAAAGTTCCGGTTTTGGAAACCTGGAAAGGCGGCGTAAAAGTGTATCATAACACCGATATTGTCGTTCCCGAAACGGTATAA
- a CDS encoding nucleoside-diphosphate kinase: MATNRTFTMIKPDAVEKGHIGGIINMITEAGFRIVSMKLTQLTVADAQKFYAVHSERPFYGELVEFMSRGPIVAAILEKDNAVEAFRTLIGATNPADAAEGTIRKKYATSIGENAVHGSDSDENAAIESAFHFAGREEF, from the coding sequence ATGGCAACGAATAGAACATTCACTATGATTAAGCCTGATGCTGTTGAAAAAGGACACATCGGAGGAATTATTAACATGATTACTGAAGCTGGTTTCAGAATCGTATCGATGAAATTAACACAATTAACAGTAGCGGATGCTCAAAAATTCTACGCTGTTCACAGTGAAAGACCATTCTATGGAGAATTGGTAGAATTCATGTCAAGAGGTCCTATCGTAGCTGCAATCCTTGAAAAAGACAACGCAGTAGAAGCTTTCCGTACTTTAATCGGAGCTACAAACCCTGCTGATGCTGCAGAAGGTACTATCCGTAAAAAATATGCAACTTCTATCGGGGAGAATGCAGTACACGGATCTGACAGTGATGAGAATGCTGCTATCGAAAGTGCTTTCCACTTTGCAGGAAGAGAAGAATTCTAA